One segment of Salvia splendens isolate huo1 chromosome 20, SspV2, whole genome shotgun sequence DNA contains the following:
- the LOC121782407 gene encoding protein FRIGIDA-like, whose amino-acid sequence MISSVTAPADTAEDGVPALQALTPPDYDALPHSPNLETLPPPFLNSIAELKNFSAAMSAFLRCYDDLHNHLQSIKSSISAMLPPEHPHFSLPSPPKPQALAEKTAEKHQEDKIPLKSELEGLCKAMCSRGVRKYLVSHLSDLPMLKGEVPKALRQAPNPWKLVLECLGKFFLQGSKAFTRNSPMIPAREASIFVLECFLLMMGLDVAGESDNGILDIGKADKEEADVAALAWRKRLMTEGGLAKANQIDARGLLLFVACFGVPAMFRVEDMRDLVIAGNAKEIVHVLQKSHLLMSKISEIVEEMMKKKMEVDAVDIVYTFGLEERFNPHTILISFLQESNETWKKSKKGPQGSPATLNAANKKQLDILKSIRRCLERHSIDPAKLLPGWQINEKIVNLEKDITEFDRKSEVDKASQKRKPSEMETPKVQDAKRVRHVNHGAQQQKASAHVDSRRGLLDNRHSNRVNSYAAPAVMYGGPGAGLLPESMIPSGVGAASHGGMLPTYAHQEPVLADPTSQLINRGTHPYMWHRDSSIHERYTSQPPPTGLGLTSLYRASSSVDGFAGNTTSSVSHGNRDLYQFADSITESELHPSSVPRSGVSGSCVVPSHLSSYFYQA is encoded by the exons ATGATCTCCAGCGTTACAGCGCCGGCCGACACGGCGGAGGACGGTGTCCCTGCATTACAAGCCCTCACACCGCCGGACTATGACGCCCTTCCTCATTCTCCAAACCTAGAAACCCTCCCTCCGCCCTTCCTGAACTCAATTGCCGAACTTAAAAACTTCTCCGCCGCGATGTCCGCCTTCCTCCGATGCTACGATGACCTCCACAACCACCTCCAATCCATCAAATCCTCTATCTCCGCGATGCTGCCGCCAGAACACCCTCACTTTTCCCTACCTTCCCCACCGAAACCCCAAGCCCTAGCGGAGAAAACCGCGGAGAAGCACCAGGAGGATAAAATCCCCTTGAAATCAGAGCTCGAGGGCCTCTGCAAAGCGATGTGCAGCCGCGGCGTCAGGAAATATCTGGTCTCTCATCTGTCTGATCTCCCAATGCTGAAGGGAGAAGTTCCCAAGGCGTTGAGGCAGGCGCCAAACCCTTGGAAGCTTGTTTTGGAGTGTTTGGGTAAATTCTTTTTGCAGGGGAGTAAGGCCTTTACTAGGAACTCCCCGATGATTCCTGCTCGCGAGGCGTCTATTTTCGTGTTGGAGTGCTTCTTGTTGATGATGGGATTGGATGTTGCCGGTGAGAGTGATAATGGGATCTTGGACATTGGGAAGGCGGACAAGGAGGAGGCGGATGTTGCTGCCTTGGCGTGGCGGAAGAGGTTGATGACTGAAGGCGGTTTGGCCAAGGCTAACCAGATCGATGCACGGGGGCTTTTGCTGTTTGTTGCGTGTTTTGGGGTGCCAGCTATGTTTCGTGTTGAGGATATGCGGGATTTGGTGATTGCGGGGAATGCCAAGGAGATTGTCCATGTGTTGCAGAAGTCTCATTTGCTTATGAGTAAAATTTCGG AGATAGTAgaggagatgatgaagaagaaaatggaaGTAGATGCTGTTGATATTGTTTATACATTTGGCCTGGAAGAGAGGTTTAATCCACacacaattttaatttcatttctacAAGAATCTAATGAAACTTGGAAAAAGTCAAAAAAGGGACCACAGGGTTCCCCAGCTACACTT AATGCAGCAAATAAGAAGCAATTGGATATTCTGAAATCTATCAGGAGGTGTTTGGAAAGGCACAGCATTGATCCAGCAAAACTTCTTCCTGGATGGCAAATCAATGAAAAAATTGTAAATCTAGAAAAAGACATCACTGAATTTGATAGGAAATCGGAAGTAGACAAAGCATCTCAGAAAAGAAAACCGAGTGAAATGGAGACGCCAAAAGTCCAAGATGCAAAACGTGTGCGCCATGTTAATCATGGTGCACAGCAGCAGAAAGCTAGTGCTCATGTTGATAGCAGAAGGGGTTTGTTGGATAACAGACATTCTAACCGTGTCAATAGCTATGCTGCTCCAGCTGTGATGTACGGAGGACCTGGTGCAGGGTTACTACCAGAAAGTATGATTCCGTCTGGAGTTGGGGCTGCGAGCCATGGTGGCATGCTTCCGACATATGCTCATCAGGAGCCAGTTTTGGCTGATCCAACAAGTCAGCTTATAAACCGGGGCACTCATCCCTACATGTGGCATCGGGATTCATCCATACACGAAAGGTATACTAGTCAACCTCCACCTACAGGGCTTGGGCTCACTTCCTTATACCGAGCATCATCATCCGTTGACGGCTTCGCAGGGAATACTACCTCATCAGTAAGTCATGGAAATCGGGATCTATATCAGTTTGCTGATTCGATAACAGAGAGTGAATTGCATCCAAGTAGTGTTCCTCGGAGTGGTGTGTCTGGTTCTTGTGTTGTGCCGTCTCATCTTTCATCATATTTTTACCAAGCTTAG